The DNA segment ACAAACTTTTCACTTTACGCCCCGGAGTTCGCCATGCGTCGTTTGTTGCTCGCTTTGCCATTTGCCCTGTTGCCGCTGGCCGTTGCCTACGCCGCTGACGAGCATGACCACGATCATGATCATGATCATGAGCACGGCAGCCTCGGCGCCCATGAGCACGGCGTGGGTCGACTCAATGCCGCGCTCGATGGCCAGACTCTGGAGCTTGAGCTGGAAAGCCCGGCGATGAACCTGGTGGGTTTCGAGCATGCGGCCACTTCGGACGCTGACAAGGCCAAGGTCGCTGCCGCTCGTGCGCAGCTGGAAAAACCGTTGGCGCTGTTCAGTCTGCCTGCGGCGGCCGGTTGCAAGGTGGCCAGTCAGGAACTGGAAAGTCCGCTGTTCGGCGACAAGCCGGATGCCGACGATCATGACGAAGATGAAGCGGACAAGGACGGCCACGAGCATCACCACGAGCACAGCGAAATCCATGCGCACTATCAGTTCACCTGCACTACGCCTGGTGCGCTGAAGACGCTGGATCTGACGAATCTGTTCAAGACCTTCCCGGCCACACAAAAGATTCAGGTACAACTGATCAGCGCCAGCGGCCAGCAAGGTACGGAAGTGACGGCCAAGGCGGCGTCGCTGAAGTTCTGAACTGTATGAAGATCCCCTGTAGGCGTGAGCCTGCTCGCGATAGCGGTATGTCAGACAACTTGATCTCAACTGACACGACGCTATCGCGAGCAGGCTCACGCCTACAAAAGCGTCACTCAATTACCTGACCGGTTGCACATGACCCAAGCACTCATCGAACTGTCCGACCTGGGCTTCAACTGGCCCGGTCACCCACCGTTGCTGGACATTCCGGCGTTTCGCCTGGAAGCCGGCGAAACCCTGTTTCTCAAAGGCCCGAGCGGCAGCGGCAAGACCACCCTGCTCGGCTTACTCGGCGGCGTGCAGAAGCCGGGCCGTGGCAGCATTCGCCTGCTCGGCCAGGAGCTGACCGAGCTCTCCGCCGGTGCCCGCGACACCTTTCGTGTCGACCACACCGGCTACATTTTCCAGCAGTTCAACCTGCTGCCGTTTCTCTCGGTGCGCGAGAACGTTGAACTGCCCTGCCACTTTTCGAAACTGCGCGCCCAGCGAGCGAAACAGCGCCACGGCAGCGTCGATCAGGCCGCCGCGACCCTGCTCGCTCACTTGGGGTTGAAGGATGAAAGCCTCCTCAGCCGTCGCGCCGATTCATTGTCGATCGGCCAACAACAACGGGTCGCCGCTGCGCGTGCACTGATCGGCCAGCCGGAGCTGGTGATCGCTGACGAGCCGACTTCGGCGCTGGATTACGACGCCCGGGAAAATTTCATTCGTCTGCTGTTCGCCGAATGCCGCGAAGCCGGTTCCAGCTTGCTGTTCGTCAGCCACGACCAGAGCCTGGCGCCGCTGTTCGATCGTCACCTGTCCCTGGCCGAACTCAATCGCGCCGCCACGTCTGCCGAGGTCTGAGATGTATCTGTTTCGTCTGGCCATGGCCAGCTTGGCCAACCGCCGTTTCACCGCTTTGCTCACTGCGTTCGCCATCGCTTTATCGGTGTGTTTGCTGCTGGCGGTCGAGCGCGTGCGCACCGAAGCCAAAGCCAGTTTCGCCAGCACCATCAGCGGCACCGACCTGATTGTCGGCGCACGCTCCGGCTCGGTGAATCTGTTGCTGTACTCGGTGTTCCGCATCGGCAATGCCACCAACAATATTCGCTGGGACAGCTTCGAGCACTTCGCCAACAATCCAAAAGTGAAGTGGGCGATCCCGATGTCTCTCGGCGACTCCCATCGTGGCTACCGCGTGATGGGCACCACCGAAGCCTATTTCGAGCATTACCAGTACGGCCGTCAGCAGCACTTGGCCCTGGCCGACGGACGCGCGTTTGCGACAGATCCGTTCGAAGTGGTGCTCGGTGCCGAAGTCGCCGAAGCGTTGCACTACACGCTCGGCGACAAACTGGTGCTGGCCCACGGCGTGGCGGCGATCAGTCTGGTCAAGCACGACGACAAACCGTTCACCGTGGTCGGCATCCTGCAGCGCACCGGGACCCCGGTCGATCGCACGTTGCACATCAGCCTCGGCGGCATGGAAGCGATCCACATCGACTGGCACAACGGTGTGCCGGCGCGCGGCAACGGCCGGATCAGCGCGGATCAGGCGCGCAACATGGACCTGACGCCGCAAGCGATCACCGCGTTCATGCTCGGCCTCAACAGCAAGATTTCCACCTTCGCCTTGCAGCGCGAAATCAATGAATTTCGCGGTGAGCCGATGCTGGCGATCCTCCCGGGTGTGGCACTGCAGGAATTGTGGAGTCTGATGAGTACCGCGGAAAAAGCGTTGTTCGTGGTCTCGCTGTTTGTGGTGCTGACCGGGTTGATCGGCATGCTCACGGCGATTCTCACCAGCCTCAACGAGCGGCGCCGCGAGATGGCGAT comes from the Pseudomonas granadensis genome and includes:
- a CDS encoding DUF2796 domain-containing protein — its product is MRRLLLALPFALLPLAVAYAADEHDHDHDHDHEHGSLGAHEHGVGRLNAALDGQTLELELESPAMNLVGFEHAATSDADKAKVAAARAQLEKPLALFSLPAAAGCKVASQELESPLFGDKPDADDHDEDEADKDGHEHHHEHSEIHAHYQFTCTTPGALKTLDLTNLFKTFPATQKIQVQLISASGQQGTEVTAKAASLKF
- a CDS encoding ABC transporter ATP-binding protein; the encoded protein is MTQALIELSDLGFNWPGHPPLLDIPAFRLEAGETLFLKGPSGSGKTTLLGLLGGVQKPGRGSIRLLGQELTELSAGARDTFRVDHTGYIFQQFNLLPFLSVRENVELPCHFSKLRAQRAKQRHGSVDQAAATLLAHLGLKDESLLSRRADSLSIGQQQRVAAARALIGQPELVIADEPTSALDYDARENFIRLLFAECREAGSSLLFVSHDQSLAPLFDRHLSLAELNRAATSAEV
- a CDS encoding ABC transporter permease, which gives rise to MYLFRLAMASLANRRFTALLTAFAIALSVCLLLAVERVRTEAKASFASTISGTDLIVGARSGSVNLLLYSVFRIGNATNNIRWDSFEHFANNPKVKWAIPMSLGDSHRGYRVMGTTEAYFEHYQYGRQQHLALADGRAFATDPFEVVLGAEVAEALHYTLGDKLVLAHGVAAISLVKHDDKPFTVVGILQRTGTPVDRTLHISLGGMEAIHIDWHNGVPARGNGRISADQARNMDLTPQAITAFMLGLNSKISTFALQREINEFRGEPMLAILPGVALQELWSLMSTAEKALFVVSLFVVLTGLIGMLTAILTSLNERRREMAILRSVGARPWHIASLLVLEAFALALTGVIAGLALLYVGIAAAQGYVQANYGLYLPLAWPSEYEWTLLGGILAAALLMGSVPAWRAYRQSLADGLSIRL